The genome window GATCGCAATCCATTCGAAGAATCCCAGCAGTAGCACGGGTAACACAAACGTGAAGACAACGACTCCGTAATTGATACACAGCGGTCCAAGATAATAGCCGTCGCCGCGCTCGAGACGCATGCCGCACTCGGGACAGTTGTAGTGGATGCGCAGCATTGACCGAAACAGTTTGGCATGTCCGCAGTTCGGGCATTGGCAACGCAGGCCGCGCAGTAGTAGCTGGCCATGCGTGACTTTTGGGAGTGGTTGAAGTTTCGGATCGAGCATGACGAGGTAGAGGAACCTATTTTAGGAAATAGGTTTCGAAGTTGTTCGCGACCTGTTCTA of Lentimonas sp. CC4 contains these proteins:
- a CDS encoding DUF983 domain-containing protein, which translates into the protein MLDPKLQPLPKVTHGQLLLRGLRCQCPNCGHAKLFRSMLRIHYNCPECGMRLERGDGYYLGPLCINYGVVVFTFVLPVLLLGFFEWIAIKPALAIAAAGALLLPLLLYRFSWSCWLTIYYLCLPDELHANRSEDCDDLSFEEDRRSPGA